The nucleotide sequence GACTATCTCTTTGGCTTTGCAAAGCGACGCTGATGAAAGCATTGTGGATTGAAGCGAATTCTTCCTCAGATAATTTGAAAAGAATGCCGTATACCAAGCAAACACTTTGAAATTTCCTACATACAAAACGACAAATTATAGGTCTTTTGAGTAAATCACATCTGCTGAATTATCAAACAGTATTCGCAAAACAGAGGAAAAAAGAGAAATGATGCTCAATACTCATTAGGGGAAGGTCCCACATCCGCGTTACATTGTTTTTATGAAATTCCGCAAAGGGAAGGTAACTATAAGAAATGAACTGAAAATGAACTAAATGATATGTAACAAGCCGTAATCAAGTGAAACGAAACAAAAAGCACCGATATAATTTTCTGCGGACACAAACAATAAGCAAATTAAACGAATTGTTTCATAGTTTCGAGAATGCTTTACACCTACAATACTTTTATCTATCCGAAGTACTTGTGTTTGAGTTTCTAATAATTTGttataacaaaaattctttAGAGAAAAACCTGCGTACCGAGGACCTCATAGGTAAAATGAAATGGTAACAGGTAAAAGCGGACGGCATAGCCGAATGGTTTCATGCGTGACTATTCTTCGAAAGTATAGAGGTTCGAAACCCCgcgcacgaaacaccaattcatagaaaaagttgtttctaatagcggtcgctgcTAGGCagtggcaaatctccgagtgtatttctgctatgaaaaaaccATTTCTCctcaattcattaaaaataggAGGGCGAAGAGCCCGGccaattatacttatatatatacatatatcaatatgtatttatgttatgTATAAGTtatgataaataaattgaaattagaaaaaataaatttaaacggAAGGaggtaaaatattttctgatgtAAAGTGAAACCAATTAAAATGGagctaaattaaatgaaattaatataatataatttaatttacataaaataaagtgaCATGCAATTTGATGAATAAATATTCATACTCACTGTTATGGGTGAACAAGCAAAGAGGTAGGTGTACCCGCTCGCGCCATCTATAGCGGGCTCTCGTTTTGTCAGATACGTCACCGAATTCTTGGGGCAACGGCAATGAACTATTTGCTCGGTCACATTTAGCTCAGCTGAAGTGGTAAGCGTCCATGTATAGTCGCGAAAATGTctacaaaataaacaaagaaaaaaatataacaacactATTCAACCTCGAAGAATTTCACTCGCATACTCACTTGCACACAGGCAACTTGTGCACCGGCTggcacattttatagtgacgcGTCTTATCGACAATCGTATGACCATCATCCACATGCAATCCGCTCGGACAGCCGCCAATGAAGGTGATCATGGACTCCTTAGCATGATGCCCATTATGACCGGAGTGCCGCATATGAGCCGTAGTCGGCTCCACCGAGTAATAATTGCGATGCGATGGTGTATGTGGAAATTCATTATCGCTAAGCTCACTGAGCTCTTCGTCTTCCTGCGAATTGGGTAAGGCGTCATTGGCCTCACTATGCGATGAGGATGCCGCATAGTCAGTTGGTTGCAAGTGTAAATCCTCTTCGTAGACAGCTCCCAAACGTTGCATCAACTTCTTCAAATGTAGCTGTTCGAATTTCTTATCATTGAAGTCGCCTGCTAGCAGTCGCTTGTGTTGCAACATACGCTCTCTTTCATAGTAGCTACGGTATTTGTCGTGTGTGACTTCACCCGAGGAGACGCTGCTGTGTTGGGGATGATGGTGTAGTATAACATGTGGCTGGCGATTCAATTCCGGACAGCGACACTGTCGCTCGATCCAAGGTGTGTCATACAAATCGACTTTCGAGCAAACAGCATTCGGTGCACAAATCGGTAAATCGTCCTCAGAATTCTGTTATGAAAAGAGCAAATAAGAGTGAAGATAAAATAAGAGCTGGTTTCAAAGTGTACAGACTTGACGGTTAAATGGATATATTATTTGCATTTCAGATTTATTTGTGTGCAATAGTGTATTATTAATAGAATGCAGCTATAATACGAGGGCTGTTGAAAGCTATTTATATTTAAACGAGTCAATCCTACACTAACCATTTGCcctcatattttatataatttcctGTACACACTGCTGtcataagttttaaatatagCTTAGAAAATGCCTCTTTTGGCTATCTAAAGTGATTTcccatttcaaaataaatgttgcACTCATTAAAAATGCCAAGTATGCATCTACATATAAGTCCCACgtaaaattatgaattaaacaaaaaagtattcgGTTACGTAAATGCAAATTATTTCAcagctttttttctaaaataaactaCACaagatttacatatacatatacacgtacTGATGTATACACTTAGAGGAAAACGATTTTAATGCGATCCACTAACACAAAAATCATTGTAAGGCTTAAAATGAGGCATTCGTTTTTAGATAAGCAGAAGCGTTGGTCTAGCGCCATATGGCTTCtctttactattatttttagtccaattttaatttactaaagTCATTAGCAACAACCACTCTCACTAGCAAGAAATTATAAGCAGTTCAGAAATTTTTAAGTCCAGCGCCCTTCTTTGGACTATCATAGAGCGCCGTTAGTAGAAACTATTGCAGGTATATGTATTAGGTGTTTTTAAGAGCTTCAGAACTCAAACcagaaatattgatggaatgagtttttatttgtataaagaaAGTACTcgtatttgaaacaaaaaaaaattgaaacttatAACTTATTTACAAATGTATCCTATGCGTGATAAATCTTCGTTGAAAAAGGAATGTCAGGCCAGCATATTTGcaataagaaaaatagaaaaaatgtaagGAGAAAGGGAAATAGTACTAGTGCGCGCACACCATTTTAATCAGACGATTTCGTTTCGCAGGTATTAGCAAAGGTACCTAAAATACACCTTAACCCTACCCGACTATATGCCAAAGTACAGTTTGTAGTATTAAAGCCCGTGACAAATTTAGTCGAAGATCAGAAGAGTAGAAACTTACAGAACACATAAAGCTTCACAGTGAAGTTCTATCCAGGTTTTCTTGAATTGTTGTACCTACAAGCATGCGATCTTAATGGAATCtcacaaacaaaaacatatcTTGATCAGTGCAAAGTTTCaacaaaatgaatgtttgttagAGCCGATAAATTCCGTTCGCAGTGATCAAATGGTTTGTTTTTTCCTATAAGATTATTCTAATTTTATCTCTACCAAATTACCCCAGCTTTCacagctatttcagcatcattttATCTCCAAAAGCGGTTTCAGTTACAGTATTCGATTTAAAAGTAGTAGGTTGTTAACCAAGAATGTCTATACATCTTTGGTGTAGTTGATGGGACACGATATTTGTTTTTAAGCCGCTATTTGTTTTGCAATCACCCACTATAGGTCAGACGTTTCTGGTATTCCAGTTTTTGGTCCAGTTTATTTTCCACCTACCCTGCATATCTGCCCAGAATTCCACTATCCGCCACCCGAGGGGGAACTCCACACGGTACTAGGCGTCTACCAGACAGCTCTATAGCAACCAATTATTAATTGTTATCTCCAAAGAAGACCTCTTCAAGCGCATGGTTACGAAATAGAATAGGTAGTAAGAATAACTCTCCTATactcacatatatgtatgtgtcctAAAACTCTACAATTGCTAAGTTTGAGTAGTTGTCAAAGTTACGTCCAGTTCATTCAATCTGGTTTGCCATTTTATCATGTATCTTTTCACGTGTGgaagtcattcaaaaatattatagaaaTTCGTCCCAGTTGTGTATAACTAACATCGGACCTTATGTCTtctgaaataagaaaatacaccGCTATTGTCAGCTTTCATGGATGTAGAGTGAGGTTAACCGGCTTTCTTTCGCCAGATCCCAAACAAATCGACAAATATGTGCTGTGGTTGAAGTTGTGAAGGAGAGATTTGACAACTGGGTTATATAAAGACGAGCGTCGATTTGCCTCTTGATTCCTTAGTCTACGCTAACAAACCTTTTTGAAGGAACGCCAGgctaacagaaaaaaatcgactTACCGCTTGAAGCACTGTCAGAGAAACAGGGGCGGTAATTTGAAAGATTACGCTATTCCATACTGTACATTTCTTCAAAGTAAAGTTAGagtgaatttaatattttactctgttgttgttgtatttgaaactctttttctgttGTTCCTATCTGGTCACCCTAAACAATAACTAACACACTAAGAAAAATTGataagtttaattttgtttcatttttgtttgcttgtctgtttttaattaaatttgtttttttttttaataataatatattttagccAACCTTTGTTTTatcaaattggtttttttttgtttttatttaattttatttatgcttgtctgttttttttatatttattttctttgatttttttatttttatttaattgttggcCGATATTTTTATGAACGCTGACGAGCCCACATTGTTTACTTTATGGCTGAGATcattgaaaatatgtttatgtatacatttataGCACACATTTTGTGAATCATAACAACAACGTTAGTGATCTGAGCAATTGCCTCACTGCGCACAGAGACGGCGAATGTTGAAGCCAGCCATACAGCCCGCGGCAAATGAAACCCTATCAATACCTTTAGCAGTTTTggctacttttattttttgttttgaaccttcattattttgtactaaaatatGGCTTATTGCCTAACAAAAACTGcataaattcaagtttcaaaacgtatacaaaattttagaaaaatccgCCAAATTTATCgcaattccaatttttattataatttctagAAAGACTTTTGCTATGTAGTTTTATGGCTTatcaaattttagtataaagtagtaatttatatataaattttagtaGAATAGTAGTATAAAGTGCAACTTTGAAGTTACTAAAATACCCGCTACTTTGCAAATTAGAATTTGAGCACATTGCCAGGCAAATCATACATATCGCTCACTCGCTGTAAGAGAGTTGTAATCTTTAATCATTCAAACGATTTCATTTTCAACTCGTCGTGTGCACATATGTgccacatacataagtacatacatacactggtATTTCATTCATATAAATATCCGTTCATTCATTCATAGATTCAATTGGCGCAAACACATTCTTgtatttctctctctctcatgcGCTGTGGCACCGTATTCAGTCATACAGCAATCAGCGCGCATCCACAACCATTTAAGTCCGTCCACGTTAGTTCCACTTGCCGCTACTCGTCAACACTATCCAGCATTGCAATGATCTGTGATGCTTGgcatttgtttctttattattttgtatgttgGTGAGTTGTTGCTGATATTTTCTTACAGCTTGTGTTGGCTTGCCCATTTTATGCTTTGAGTTGCTTTTCCGTTTTACAGCCTTTTTCATTGAtgctttttttatgatatttattttatattgttgtcGTAATTGTCATTTGTTAAACGAGAAAAtgattttgtagttttttttttctctctctctgaaACCGGAACCAAATCTTAGCGGCTCTTAAACACCAGCGCTTCTTCCGTTCTTTCAAAAGttatctgtgtttttttttttaataatttcgttTTAACTTGTTTTGTGGGTTTTGCTTAATTTATACGGTTGTTATTGTAGGGTTTTTGGTCATTACTTTGCTTGTTAGTTTGCTGCAACGGAAATGGTTTGTCTCGTCTAAGAGTGTCAATCGATTATGGGCGAATAGTTGGTATAGACAGGTGCGGTCCAAATACGCGCATCTTCatgaaaatataacaaaatgaaCGAAGctaaacttctttttatattttatggttttactagaaataaaaaaaatgccctTTCTTTATGGAATAGGATTTTATGTTTGCTATGTTTAAATTAGCACATCGTATGACCTCTATTAAGCAAAACTTACAGCTCTATGTATATCTTTATTAGCGCGGGCGGTGAATTCTAACTGGATTATGCGCATGATAGAGATCCTCGTTCATTCCAccagattttgttttgttttgaaaaaatttgcctCTTGATGCGATCACTCCTAACTCCCCATTAAACTGTCGCTCTCTTTAATGCATTATTTTCTCCGGGGGCTTATTTTTGTGTGGGCTTCCCAATCTCCAGACGCGGTTTGTTTCCtcattatgaaatttttgaaattataacatttctggatttcaatattttatatcaaCTTACGGATACTTACATAGCTTTTAGAGGACCTCTTGAACTGATTGAAAGAAGAGTGgataaaatgtttaagaaatgaGGCTGTATTTGTAagactttttagattttgtagTAGGTACATCAACTGGTTGCAAGTTACGAAACTCATAATCATTTATCGTTGATATTATGAAAACTTAAAACTaacagtttaaaaaataataactgtaAATTTTCTTACAAGGTGGAACTCCCCATTTATACTCATACTATATACCATACAGGCTGGAAGATTATAATTTTTGGTGTAGTACGTTAATCATACTTGACACTTGTGGACTAGATGgctgcagtacacaaacaggcaagcaatggagcacgttaAAGTCCGGCACTCagcatatttttgaatttttaatttaaaaaatagataaattattcaaaaacaaaattggatgattaattttgcgccattttatatatgcatagtttaaactaaaattcaacAACACATGTAGATAATCAGacacataaataaataggaAGAGTGTAGTTGAAATAAGAGTGGGAGAGGAATGGTAACACATCAATCAGAACCACATTTATTATACGGAATTCAAGTTATCGTGTACAACCCCTATTGAGTTACTCGTACCCATCACAGCCTTGATAGATTCAGGAATTGAACTTCAGAGCTTCACAGCATTAATGCAGAATAGTCTGAATGAAGGCAAGCAGGAATATTTGGGGACAATTTTTGATGAATATTaagacaaacatttttatactaaattttaaGGGTTAACATTTCCGCCGTTATACGTCTGTTTTGTGTGCGTTTTTCTCTGTTCCATTTCAAAAAATATCCACGgtatgtagaaaaaaaattagcttcCTCGTAGTACTCCTTATTAATAAATGTTATCAcagaatttcgaatttttataccAATCGAAAAGTGGTTTGATCGTCCCTACATAAATTTAGATGTaaactttaaaaatgttgaatggTAGATGCTATTCCTTGGCCTCCTTTACCATAAAATGTTGTTAGAactattttgttgtattttattgtaatgtAATTTTGGTATATGGAAACTAGTAAAATTTGTTGTACTTTAAGTCAGTCAGTCATCACTGAGCCCTGTAaaccaaatatataaaaaaacaacaacacaaaaagatgaatggcaaaaattttaaaattatgtcGTTCAACTCGCTCCTCAAGCTACGCTGAATCTAAGCCAGAATAATTTTCACAATGTCAATTACTTGAAAATGCGAATTGGCAGATCGtaagtttgtcattgcctgtcgaagGCGACCGCTAGCTAGTATAAGTCTTTCCTCTCATTTGGTGTTCTATGCCTGTGGTTTTGAACCGGGTCACTACCGAATAATAGTCACGTacaaactcattcggctacgtcaACCACTTCACATATAATTATATTCATTATTACTACCGAAACAAAAGTTTTATATCTGTGCTGCCAATACAAATGATCTGGATCGTACTTGTGGGAATTTATCTTAATACTGGGTTAgatatcccaaaaaaaaaaaaacgccaattGCTTTGTTTAGAAAGTTCTGAGCGGGAAAGTAATGAAAATAGCCAATGAATTGTTATATTACGGCGAAGGGTTAAGAGTGGTTACCCTTTCTTTGCTTAACCCGCTTTCTTTACCACAAAATGCCTAAGTTGATTTCAAAGATAAGCCTTGTCacattacaaattaaaataactacCCAGGTAAATGCATTAAAAGATTTCAGCTCAATAAAACAAGATTTGAGTATGCACTTAGGAACATAAAAGTCCAttgcaatttaaataatatttattaacattgTTTTTTGCGTTCGTTAATTTGTGTATGCGAATGGCGGTTTGCAATCGAATGGCATTTACGTCACGAGTGTTGTTATAACGAAATCATTTTTACATGACAAATAACCCGTTAACAGATCACTTAATTCGGCCACAGATTtcgtataaaagaaaaacagtgAAGATGGGTTacaaagtaattgaaaaaaaaaaaaaaaaaaaaaaaaatcaacacatgtCTGCTGACATCACAAAATCGAAGAATAATTTCAACTCACTCAATCTTAATAACTTCCGGAACGCACTTCCGTTCCACGCACGACCACAATcacttttgtatgtatgcatatataaggccattcacatacatgcatacatatgtatatatgt is from Anastrepha ludens isolate Willacy chromosome 4, idAnaLude1.1, whole genome shotgun sequence and encodes:
- the LOC128862513 gene encoding protein giant-lens; protein product: MWPHTILAVLMCSQQLCTAWSTRLPLEVYELTATATAAAANSAADDSSINNNTRLRGLEYSTANAKAYVQQAATTKTASTIQPIATDLHYTAAGVPQQHQQHEHNADHRRSRQMLQIIEQQQQQREHQQHKYHRESLLQQQQQLKLSKFTSPYAVYEKDDNSYNRQRHGGAHITAQNVRILYQVGNSEDDLPICAPNAVCSKVDLYDTPWIERQCRCPELNRQPHVILHHHPQHSSVSSGEVTHDKYRSYYERERMLQHKRLLAGDFNDKKFEQLHLKKLMQRLGAVYEEDLHLQPTDYAASSSHSEANDALPNSQEDEELSELSDNEFPHTPSHRNYYSVEPTTAHMRHSGHNGHHAKESMITFIGGCPSGLHVDDGHTIVDKTRHYKMCQPVHKLPVCKHFRDYTWTLTTSAELNVTEQIVHCRCPKNSVTYLTKREPAIDGASGYTYLFACSPITRIRCQRKQPCKLFTVRKRQEFLDEVNINALCQCPKGHLCPSHHTQSGVIPGESFLEDNIQTYSGYCMAND